The following are encoded together in the Anopheles nili chromosome 3, idAnoNiliSN_F5_01, whole genome shotgun sequence genome:
- the LOC128727315 gene encoding novel acetylcholine receptor chaperone, whose protein sequence is MSSLVLRSLSILLGLFFIFIGIMKISPHLSKDLHRDLRKNYVKYAKVFPLSTLLEFKIPSKWYRRSVGGLEVLCGLAMVLIPSHKIKNAANITLLMLMFLAVYSHYMVSDPFERSGPALVFTFMLIGRLVIWYQASRREAALAAASQPTSNGLKQE, encoded by the exons ATGTCCTCGCTGGTGCTGAGGAGCCTCTCGATACTGCTCGGGTTGTTCTTCATATTCATCGGCATCATGAAGATCTCGCCACACCTCAGCAAGGATCTGCATCGAGATTTG CGCAAGAACTACGTCAAGTATGCGAAAGTATTTCCCCTCTCGACACTGCTGGAATTCAAAATACCCTCCAAATGGTATCGGCGGTCGGTCGGCGGTCTGGAGGTGCTGTGCGGGCTCGCTATGGTGCTCATTCCAAGCC ataaaataaaaaatgcggCCAACATAACGCTCCTCATGCTGATGTTCCTGGCCGTCTACTCGCACTACATGGTCAGCGATCCGTTCGAACGGTCCGGTCCCGCGCTCGTCTTCACCTTCATGCTCATCGGCCGGCTAGTGATATGGTATCAG GCAAGCCGGCGAGAAGCGGCCCTGGCAGCTGCCTCGCAGCCAACCTCCAACGGACTCAAGCAGGAGTAA